In the Chroococcidiopsis sp. SAG 2025 genome, one interval contains:
- a CDS encoding SMP-30/gluconolactonase/LRE family protein, whose translation MNVTPHLPKNILTVRARLAEAPCWIEEEQLLYWVDIYNHRVHQFNPANGVHQFFDVGEVVGCIAPAETHRLIMAQRRRLAFLDTRSGAIAPILTLEDTPPDTRFNDGKCDAAGRFWFGLKGNNKPTGCLYRYDPNGSLQVLETELTIPNGLGWSPDWSTFYFTDSFLKTIYAYDFDLESGSLANRRVFIDLTVESFEPDGLTVDREGCIWSAMWNGWCIIRFDPDGKEMMRVKMPVVRPTSCTFGDRDLTTLYITTASVGLSEAEIQNSFYSGDLFSLPTSTSGLLAHHFGG comes from the coding sequence ATGAACGTTACACCACACTTGCCAAAAAACATCCTTACCGTCAGGGCACGTCTTGCAGAAGCACCGTGCTGGATCGAAGAGGAGCAATTACTGTACTGGGTTGATATCTACAACCATCGAGTACATCAGTTCAATCCAGCGAATGGTGTCCATCAATTTTTTGATGTGGGTGAAGTCGTAGGCTGTATTGCCCCCGCCGAAACTCATCGACTGATTATGGCTCAACGTCGTCGCCTCGCGTTCTTAGATACCCGTAGCGGTGCGATCGCGCCAATTCTCACGCTCGAAGATACCCCACCCGATACCCGCTTCAATGATGGCAAATGCGACGCAGCAGGGCGTTTTTGGTTTGGCTTAAAGGGCAATAACAAACCCACAGGCTGCCTCTATCGTTACGATCCAAATGGCTCTTTGCAGGTACTAGAGACGGAACTAACGATTCCGAATGGACTGGGATGGAGTCCCGATTGGAGTACTTTTTACTTCACTGATTCGTTCCTCAAAACCATCTACGCCTATGATTTCGATCTTGAAAGTGGTAGTCTCGCCAACCGCCGAGTTTTCATCGATTTAACGGTTGAATCCTTTGAACCCGACGGTCTAACAGTGGATCGCGAAGGGTGTATTTGGTCGGCGATGTGGAACGGCTGGTGCATTATTCGGTTTGACCCCGATGGCAAAGAGATGATGCGAGTGAAAATGCCCGTTGTGCGCCCGACTTCTTGCACATTCGGGGATCGAGATCTGACGACGCTTTACATTACGACAGCATCAGTGGGTTTAAGTGAGGCAGAAATTCAAAACAGCTTCTACTCTGGCGACTTGTTTAGCCTACCAACCAGCACCTCTGGCTTGCTCGCTCATCATTTTGGGGGATGA
- a CDS encoding SDR family oxidoreductase yields the protein MKGLALKNALITGASSGIGQAITSLSFANAIRLANEGCNVAINYRKSPEGAEQTEEMAMQKACGQVEECGVKSLLVQGDVSQESDIIDMVNQVVEQFGSLDIPIDNAGIQKECPSHEIPTLDFDNVLSVNLRGAFLCAREAIKHFLSQNRGIIINVSSVHEKIPRPFYASYSISKGGVENLTKTLALEYAERGIRVNALAKLTEGIAPGATITPINEAWVNDPQQKAVVESHIPMGRAGTAEEMAAAVAFLASDEAAYITGQTLFIDGGLTLYADFREAWSA from the coding sequence ATGAAGGGATTAGCACTTAAAAATGCGCTGATCACCGGAGCTAGTTCCGGCATCGGGCAAGCGATAACTTCGTTAAGCTTCGCTAACGCAATTCGACTAGCTAATGAAGGTTGCAACGTTGCCATCAACTACCGCAAGAGTCCTGAAGGTGCTGAACAAACAGAAGAAATGGCAATGCAAAAAGCTTGCGGACAAGTTGAAGAATGCGGCGTGAAATCGTTACTCGTTCAAGGTGACGTTTCTCAAGAATCAGACATTATTGATATGGTGAATCAGGTTGTCGAGCAATTTGGCAGCTTGGATATTCCGATCGATAATGCCGGAATTCAGAAAGAGTGTCCATCTCATGAAATCCCTACCCTCGATTTTGATAACGTTTTATCTGTAAATCTTCGCGGTGCTTTCTTATGTGCGCGTGAGGCAATTAAGCATTTCCTGTCTCAAAATCGTGGCATCATTATCAATGTTTCTAGCGTTCACGAAAAGATTCCTCGACCTTTTTACGCTAGCTATTCAATCAGCAAAGGGGGAGTGGAAAATTTAACGAAAACACTGGCGCTGGAGTATGCCGAGCGTGGAATTCGTGTCAATGCGTTAGCGAAGCTTACCGAAGGTATCGCGCCTGGAGCCACTATCACTCCAATTAACGAAGCTTGGGTGAACGACCCACAACAGAAAGCAGTTGTAGAAAGTCATATTCCAATGGGTCGCGCTGGAACCGCAGAAGAAATGGCAGCAGCCGTCGCGTTTCTTGCTTCAGATGAAGCCGCCTACATCACAGGACAAACTCTATTTATTGACGGAGGGCTGACTCTCTACGCTGATTTTCGTGAAGCGTGGTCAGCTTGA
- a CDS encoding HAD-IA family hydrolase yields the protein MVVWQQGNESMSQSNLSITSSEFDAVLFDLDGVLTATAKIHADCWKRTFDRFLQQQAEKTHEPFVPFELENDYKQYVDGKMRYVGTQSFLESRGIDLPYGNPSDSPGYDTVCALGNLKDSFFDEVLHGRGVEVYEGSVALIHHLRQQGFKTAVVSSSHHCQAVLQAAGIERLFDDLVDGNISDRLHLAGKPAPDAFLLAAKQLGVEPKRAVVCEDAISGVQAGHAGGFGLVVGVDRQGNANALRENGADIVVQDLSELLYSSP from the coding sequence ATGGTAGTTTGGCAGCAAGGGAATGAATCGATGAGCCAGTCCAACTTATCCATCACTTCAAGTGAATTTGATGCTGTTCTATTCGATCTAGACGGGGTACTCACCGCTACCGCGAAGATTCATGCCGATTGCTGGAAACGGACGTTCGATCGATTTCTCCAGCAACAGGCTGAAAAGACGCATGAACCGTTTGTACCCTTTGAGCTTGAAAATGACTACAAACAATATGTTGATGGGAAGATGCGCTATGTTGGCACTCAAAGTTTTTTAGAGTCGAGAGGAATTGATCTGCCTTATGGAAATCCATCTGATTCTCCTGGCTATGATACAGTTTGCGCCCTAGGAAATCTTAAGGATAGTTTTTTTGACGAGGTACTTCACGGTCGAGGAGTTGAAGTATACGAAGGTTCAGTTGCTCTGATCCATCATCTTCGCCAACAAGGATTTAAAACAGCTGTTGTTTCATCAAGCCACCATTGCCAAGCTGTGCTTCAGGCTGCTGGAATAGAGCGGCTTTTCGACGATCTCGTTGATGGAAATATATCAGATCGATTGCACTTAGCCGGAAAACCTGCCCCAGATGCCTTTCTTCTGGCAGCAAAACAACTTGGGGTTGAACCAAAACGAGCAGTTGTATGCGAGGATGCCATTTCTGGCGTTCAGGCAGGTCATGCTGGTGGATTTGGACTGGTGGTTGGGGTCGATCGCCAAGGAAATGCCAATGCACTACGGGAAAATGGGGCTGACATTGTTGTCCAAGATTTAAGCGAGCTGCTTTATTCCAGTCCCTAA